In Quercus robur chromosome 11, dhQueRobu3.1, whole genome shotgun sequence, the sequence GAACCATATTCAACTCACATAAGCAAATATCTATATATTAATTTCCCATCATAATGAGAATGATATGACAAATTCAACAAACaattgtcaaaaaataaaaaccacctATAGGAAACACAACCAACTAGCAAATGATATAGCTTTAAATCCAATAAACCACTTAAATTTACACTATGCAAACCATCAATAAACCAATTTAAGTTGCATTTTTCAAACATCTCAGACACAAAATTGTAAACAGAAAAAGAGAAGTTATGCTCTAACATCGATCTAATCCAATCCCAAAGCAGAGACAGCCAATTAGTCTATTTTGCTTAAGCCCAATAGCTATTATAAGACTagttcattattattatttgcgcTAGGTATATAAGAGTAGTCTTTTATTAGTCTATGTtatgttttgtttattattttgtatttagcattttattatgttaaagCATTTGAACCCATATGACTACATGGTGAAGAAAGGAACTTTCATGTCTTTTGTCTCTATTGGATTCTATCTCATCATACATACTGATGAGGAATATTAACCCCTTTCAGAAAACTTGTaagaaaaagttaaataatGTTTTGGATGGAAGTGCAAGTGAAAATACTGATAAAAATGTGCATGCATATTCTCAAAACTAATTGAATTTGGTAAAATACATCTCTGAACTATTCACAAGTTCAAAAACTTAGCACCAAatcttcaaataaataaataaagaaaaattattccCTTAGGAAAATTTGAGTGTAAGGTGCATGCGAATAAACATGGAACAGAGTATACCTGTTTCTTAATGCATCATCTTCAAGGAAACAACCTAcaaccttatatatataaaacaaaatcatttGGCATGACAATGGAAAGATGAAAGAGCAATATTGTAATAATAGAGATAGCAATAAACTTACAGCAACAAAGCATCAGAGAGCCACAAGCTCTTATGTAGCAAGGTATACTTTTGGATGGACACAACAGAAATTagcatatttttaacaaaaaattagtttattttcagCCAACTCTACTCACTCTCTTCCACTCACCTCCttcccccctccatccaaatGGGCCCTAGGTGTAGTAAAATGATACTCAACTTTCGGGAAGgcaaaattcaaattagaatggAGTCACTTCTTGAAAGTTCTATTCCTGCAAATGCTTGTTTATTGAAAGAATGTAATTATTTTTGATTATTTGAATATAAGAGTGCAATTTGTTTTAAAGGAATAATTGATTTTGGAGGATGAAAGCATAGAAacagaattttaattatatataaaatgaagCAATCAGCTAAGTGATGGGAAAGTGAGAGTGAAAAGAGAGGGcgatgaaaatttaaaataatatgtgaAAGACATTTTAGATTCTAGACCTCAAAAATTATTAGTAtctttgtaaatattttttcaaacacacaattttaactaaaagtTGTGTAAACTAATGCATGATTAGACAGAAAAATCTTCTTATGAGTCTCTCATGTTAGTCGCGTGATTAACTCGTATGTAAAATCTTTAATAATTTGTTAACCACCCACTATTTTGATAAAGTAGTGGATTGAATCTTCAATCTGGGtactaaattttatatttaattgagAGAGGTAAatccttccaaaaaaaaaaaaaaaaaaaaaactcacacatgaaaacacaaaaactaGTTGTTGGAGTTGCCAAATTAGACCtcttccaaaacccaaaacctagtCCCTCACTCTTATGGTTGTCCATTCTCACTTCTAAAATCCCAACagcaacctctctctctctctctccctctcacataTTAACCCCATCCGCTGATATCACATATTCAAAATCGGaccaaaaatgttttttttttttttttttttagacctcataaatttatttagtcTATGGTCTATTATATCCCCAAAAAGCAGCATTGAGTCGCATTGTGGGCTTTATGCCCGAATGCGCCCgtgcatagtttttttttttttttttttttttataaacaacactcaaataaacattcattaatCCAAAACAAAGTTCGAACTGATTACATCACATTGTATTTGGTCCTTAATAACTAAGGGGGTATCCTCTACCCAAACAATACAATCATCTAAATCTTTGGCATTTTTTGCCAATATGTGGGCTGCCTTGTTGCAACCCCTTTTGGTGTGGACAACCTTCCACGCACTAAATTGTCTCAGAGACCATTCAATGCCTTCAATTACCTTCCTTATGGAGCTTTGAATGGGACCTTGCCCTCGCAGAGCACTCACCACAATCTGCGAGTCGCTCTCAATGATGATGTCTTTGAGTCCAAGATCCCATGCTAGTTGTATCCCCTCCTCCACGGCTTTGGCTTCCGTCTCCAGTGCACCCAAAGGCAGCTCCAGGCGTTTACTCATCGAACCCATAAGCTGGCCCCTTTCATTTCTGATCACAACACCTATTCCACAACAACCAATACACCCAAAGACAGCTCCATCTGTATTGATCTTGTACCAGCCGAGAGTAGGAGGATTCCATGAGGGCATACCTGAGTTGGGAGGCCGGGGAGTAACTTGATGAGGCTGCCTCACTTCCTCTGCATATTCCGCTGCAAATCTAACCATTTCAGCTACTGTTTTTCCACTCCCTTCATGTCTGATCTTGTTTCGGTTACTCCATAAACTCCAACTCGTAATTGcaaacaaaacccaatcaacCGCCAGGCATCTCTCCTTTATTTCCCAAACAATGTCCGCAAAGTCCAGGCAAGGCTCAGGCAAAAGGGGGAGCTTTATCTTTGTTGCACTCCAAATCTTTGCTGCTGTTTTACATCCCCACAGTATATGGCTGACAGTTTCATCTCTTCCACACACATCACAACTAGTTTCCACCTCCACACCTTTCGACTTTAATCTAAACTTTGTTGGGAGAATGTTTTTGCACGCCCTCCACATGAAGTGCCTAATTTTGTTTGGGCAGTCCAAGTTCCAAATGAGCTTCCAAATGGCTTTAGATTTCGACCCATCTGAACTTTCCCCTCTTTCTCCCTGCTTATTTAGCTTCGGTATCAACTTCTGGGCTGCCCAGTAGCCCGTGCATAGTTAATGGACAGTAAATAGCGTATAGCccattgatttatttatttatttatttatttttaatttaaaggaTTGGGGACACAAGCAAACGgtaccctaaccctaaaccccaAATCGTAATCGATTTGAGCCTCCACAACCACACACTCTCTCTgactcaaaattgaaaattgtcaTCTTTATTTTCTGAATcttcaaaacacaaaacacatgGAGGAGAAAGGGAAAGGTTTGGCGATGCAATTCGAGATCGCTTTATTTGCTTCAACGTCAAGTTCGAAGGATGGAATACAGGCAGAGTGGTATACCATTAAGGTCCCAGATACAGAGAGTTCTTCTTCTTCGCCAAATGTAGTAACTACCATTCAGAAACCGCTCCGTCCGTTTTCTGAAGTCAAGTTGGCTTGGGCAGACAGAGAACATGCAGTCATAGGGTCCCGTCTGTACTCTCTTGGGGACATGAATCCTGATTCTGAACCTCACGCCGACGTAACTACCCCCGAATTCGATCGTTTTCTTAAAGTGCACAGCTTTGACCTTAGCACTCCTGATGATGGTTGGAAACCTGTCGCTACCATGACTTTTCCTAATAGGTTCGAACCTCCCTGCCTCGTCCTCGACAATAAGTTATATGTGTTAGGTGGCTTTGCATCAGACAGATATTCATCAGAAGTAGAAGCAAAAGGGTATGGCTGGATGGAGGTTTATGATCCCGTTTTAAATACATGGGAACCCTTGCCCAATCCTCCTCTTGAGTTTGGGTTTCCACTCTGTGTTCCTCTTCCTGTTTATTTCGCTGCTCTCGATTCCAAAAAACAGATTCTTGTTGCTCAAAATGAAGGTGCGAGGTATAAAGCTACATTCTATGTTTATCATGTGATCGATCGATGTTGGACAGTACTTGAGCCTCCCGGGCGCGAGCTACGTCCTCATTATCCTGACCCGGTTTTGGGAAGACGAAGTGTTGTTGTTGATAACACTATCTATTGGGGTTTCGTTCTAGATGGGTATGTCTTCGTACAATCTTTCAATATATATACGGATCTGTACTTCCACGGAAGTTTGGACACTCAGCTATTTTTTCGGGATAGTGAATTTGAATTTCTGGGTTGTCCAGTGTTACCTTTGCTCCATTTAGCTGATCAGAGATTCTGCCTTTTCCTGTTCACCTTGGTTGATAAAATGGAATACGCTGGTATGGTATATCTTAATTGTATTGTACTTGATATCTCTCTAAATCCATTTAAAGATGAGGGCAAGCAACAGTCTAAAGTAGAGTTCGATGaatgttataaatataattttatgggGGATTCCAGTAAACAGCTTAATATTTCCCTTGTGTCCGTCCAAAGGTATCCCTTGCGTAATATCTTCTGGCTCTATGATGCTTTGTTGCTGTAAGtttatgtctctctctttctctattgtTACCCTTTCCTCCTTCCTCAGTTATTccaaatgatttttgttttatatatataagtgctCAAACAAATTGGGTCTGACTTGCAGGGATCGCCCAAAGCTATTACATGAAACAAGCGTAATGATCAAAGATAATTAAGGTTGTAGGTTGTTTCCTTGAAGATTCTGCATTAAGAAACAGGTATACTGTGTTCCATGTTTATTAGCATGCACCTTGCACTCAAATTTTCCTAAAggaataatttttctttatttatttatttgatgatTGGTGCTAAGTTTTTGAATTTGTGAATAGTTCGGAGATGTATTTTACCAAATTCTATTAGGTTTGAGATTGTGCATGCACATTTTTTATCAGTATTTTTGCTTGCACTTTCACCCAAAACATCATTTAACTTCTTCGTACATGTTTTCTGAAAGGGGTTAATTTACTCCCATCAACCAATCATCCAGTATGTATGATGAGATAGAATCCAATAGAGACAAAAGACACTAAACTTCCTTTTCTTCACTTTGTAGTCATATGGGTTCAAACTCTTTAACAGAGTAGACATTATAAAATGCTAGATACACAATAATAAACAAAACGTAACGTAGACTATTTAAAGACTACTCTTAAATAGACTAATTGGCTGTCTTTGCTTTTGAGATTGGATGAGGTCTATGTGAGAGCATaacttctctttttctatttacAATTTTGCGTATGATGTGTTTGAAAAATGCAACTTAAATTGGTTTATGGATGTTCACCATGGTTGATAAAATGGAAGGTATAGTATATCTTAATTGTATTGTACATGATATCTCTCTAAATCCATTTAAAGATGAGGGTAAGCAAGAGTCTAAAGAAGAGGTCAAGCAACGttttaaatatcattttatgGGGGATTCCAGTAAACAGCTTAATATTTCCCTTGTGTCCATCCGAAAGTATCCCTCACGTAATAGCTTCTGGCTCCATGATGCTTTGTTGCTGTAAGtttattgctctctctctctctctattgttACCCTTTCCTCTTTCCTCAGTCattaaatgatttttgttttaaatatatatgaataactGTCTGATACAACTCTTGATTTTTTTGGGGATTAATTACtgaattttaataaagaaaccAGAACCTACAACAGAGAACATAAGCAACTAAGTTGCTGCCCACCAGTTACAGAGCTCAAGACCAGCAACGGCAAGAAACTGCATAACACAACACACCAGACCAAGTAACACCTATAACCTCTTACACAATCATTTCCGAAGACAGAAAAGTTGATTCTCCAATTACAATAGAGAACTCTATTAACTAAGAGTTCTTAACTCTCATTCCAAACTCAATCTGGGCCTTGAGGTCTCTGTTTAGAGTTAGGATAGTCTCATGGGATTTGATATCTTGGCAAAACACAAGAGCTTTCCTTTGGAGCCAGAGGTGGTACACAGCAGCAGCCAGAGCCAACCTTTTGGTTGAACCCTTAAACTTTTTCCTTTCCAATTATCAATCCCCCATTGAACAAGTTTTTCCCAACATTAGTCCAGATTCTTCACTAGACATCTCTTCTTGACTTGCCAAATCCTCTTAGCAAAAGGACTCTAGAAGAAATGATCTCTAGTAATAAAAATACCAGGTTTAGTATGAACCAGCATTTAATCTATGCAAGGATCACAATGGAAATGGGAGGCTGGTGCAACTTCTCCCTTGTTGCTGCGAGCTGGCAACACATGCCATGatcttttctcttttgattttctatcaACATTGTATTTTATTGATGAGTTCTAGTTCAAATGgcatttcctttcctttccttgtAAGAGCATGGAATAGAATGAGAGTGCATGAGTAAGTTATCCCAAAACAATCAAAGatagagaaacaaaaattacCTCGTTGTGTTCTTTTGGAAAAACATACTGGAAGGAGGGGTGCATACCATGACCAGAGAACTTCAGAAGGTTTGAGCCATAAGAAAGCAATTTTTGTATTCCTTAATATAGTGATTGACCTTGATTAAATAATCTCTAATTAATAGtttatcccaaaattttgggactaaacTATTACTATTTGGTAGAACTCTATCTAGCAtatttactttgtaatcttattatctttttttttttctttttttttttttctctttttgtttttgaaacaATAATCTTATTATCTTAAGATGCATCTTTCttaaaaagttagaaaaaaGATTCATAAGATTAAGGAATGTACTATTAGTGTGCGTTTAGctctaatttaatatttaacttatttttgttactattcatggattttactgtactttttgatactatttatggatcttactgtactattttagctagtttttatttttatttatagtacttccaacaaaaaatttcagtttcagcaaagtAAGTGGATCttaaacagaccctaaatgtGTTAATTGCAACTATTTATATGATTTAAATATccaacctagaaaaaaaaattatatatatatatatatatatgtatatatttgtatattaatTCAAGATTTATTAGTATCTAAAATTGGTATCATAgttattgtagggacacgatttgtttaacggcccaagagtgacgttgggctcgtatgcaatgggccccaacaatatgatttgtagagagtgggcttgaaagacatgaccttgggcacaggtggacggtttGATCGTGGCATCCATGGAAATTCTTGTACGGGCaggcttggcttgactagctaagccctccattggaacgggttgtaggacttttctatcctcggacgctgtccaaAGATCCTTATATCCTTCCCTTTCTCCCCTCTTACCGGGGGAGAGAGTCCCCCCTCTTTCTTCTAAGGGTCTTTCACTTTATACTCATGTTTGTTTTCCTATTTAGAGTCCACGcgtaagtttcacttttctggggtgcaaacctgtcctgtcaacccatacccagTATGGTTTTGGGttgttgggaaagttaaagtgTATGGTTCAAAGCATGGATttgtcagatacagggcttGGTATTATGacgttggcagctttttcccttaccctgcccctgaactctgtttctccctttcttcaggcatttcatgaggtgccgagcaagaggtcgtcctcggcaatggctctcctcggcttgggccctaggccctgggcccccatgtagAGTGGgactgggccgcgaattcactagccccacaatagctcctcaaaatcctgctgcccgacttttagttggggatgAGGATTTTGATAATGTTGGGCCCACATCACGACTCACTCTGATTATGTACTTTTTGATGTTTGGGCTTTTCCATTTGCATAGGAGATGCACCGGATTAAGAGGCATTTCTTTAGTCTTTAGTCACGCGGTGCCCTTTGACATTCCAATGTTCGAGACACGCCTTCATGAGAATCCTTTAACCTTATGGTTGCAGGTGGCATTGGAAATTGAGCCGaaaccattttgtctgtagcgttcctagGAActctgcgtgaattaaatgccacctcctggtcttttaaataaataagatagaAGGTTGCTCTACTTACACAtaaatccttcagtttcctctcaAACCATAATCCTTCAGCCATAATCACAGCCTCCGTATCCGGTGTTATCCACCCTTTGTGTAATATGCTTGAGGCGCGGGTTGGGATGAAGGAACTCCATCTGCCATAGAGGCGCCGGgtccttccgaga encodes:
- the LOC126705323 gene encoding uncharacterized protein LOC126705323 isoform X3, producing MQSEIALFATTSSSKDGIEAEWHTIKVPDPEGPPPSSSPNVVTTIQKPLRPFSEVRLAWPYREHAVIGSRLYSLGGMNPDSEPHVADVSSPEFDRFLKVRSFDFSTPDDGWKPVATMTFPKRFEPPCLVLDNKLYVLGGFASDRYSSEVEAKGYGWMEVYDPVLNTWEPLPNPPLEFGFPLCVPLPVYFAALDSKKQILVAQNEGARYKATFYVYHVIDRCWTVLEPPGRELRPHYPDPVLGRRSVVVDNTIYWGFVLDGYVFVQSFNIYTDLYFHGSLDTQLFFRDSEFEFLGCPVLPLLHLADQRFCLFLFTLVDKMEYAGMVYLNCIVLDISLNPFKDEGKQQSKVEFDECYKYNFMGDSSKQLNISLVSVQRYPLRNIFWLYDALLLDRPKLLHETSVMIKDN
- the LOC126705323 gene encoding uncharacterized protein LOC126705323 isoform X2, translating into MEEKGKGLAMQFEIALFASTSSSKDGIQAEWYTIKVPDTESSSSSPNVVTTIQKPLRPFSEVKLAWADREHAVIGSRLYSLGDMNPDSEPHADVTTPEFDRFLKVHSFDLSTPDDGWKPVATMTFPNRFEPPCLVLDNKLYVLGGFASDRYSSEVEAKGYGWMEVYDPVLNTWEPLPNPPLEFGFPLCVPLPVYFAALDSKKQILVAQNEGARYKATFYVYHVIDRCWTVLEPPGRELRPHYPDPVLGRRSVVVDNTIYWGFVLDGYVFVQSFNIYTDLYFHGSLDTQLFFRDSEFEFLGCPVLPLLHLADQRFCLFLFTLVDKMEYAGMVYLNCIVLDISLNPFKDEGKQQSKVEFDECYKYNFMGDSSKQLNISLVSVQRYPLRNIFWLYDALLLDRPKLLHETSVMIKDN
- the LOC126705323 gene encoding uncharacterized protein LOC126705323 isoform X5; this translates as MQFEIALFASTSSSKDGIQAEWYTIKVPDTESSSSSPNVVTTIQKPLRPFSEVKLAWADREHAVIGSRLYSLGDMNPDSEPHADVTTPEFDRFLKVHSFDLSTPDDGWKPVATMTFPNRFEPPCLVLDNKLYVLGGFASDRYSSEVEAKGYGWMEVYDPVLNTWEPLPNPPLEFGFPLCVPLPVYFAALDSKKQILVAQNEGARYKATFYVYHVIDRCWTVLEPPGRELRPHYPDPVLGRRSVVVDNTIYWGFVLDGYVFVQSFNIYTDLYFHGSLDTQLFFRDSEFEFLGCPVLPLLHLADQRFCLFLFTLVDKMEYAGMVYLNCIVLDISLNPFKDEGKQQSKVEFDECYKYNFMGDSSKQLNISLVSVQRYPLRNIFWLYDALLLDRPKLLHETSVMIKDN